The following are from one region of the Coffea eugenioides isolate CCC68of chromosome 2, Ceug_1.0, whole genome shotgun sequence genome:
- the LOC113760620 gene encoding probable LRR receptor-like serine/threonine-protein kinase At3g47570 isoform X1 gives MKKLSHLYFPPGLFLLGSLLSCLAMAAPNITSDQSALLSLKAKITGDPHEFLASNWSATSSVCDWRGVTCGSRHRRVTALNISNLGLTGTIPPQLGNLSFLMSLDMSRNNFYGELPHELIRLSRLRVLSLGINMLSGNIPSWVGSFQQLRHFSLKNNSFTGFIPPSISNMSKLETLILQVNSLQGAIPMEIGKLKKLKRIALDYNQLAGSLPLGMFNISSLEAIALQNNSLSGSLPSSICPRLQGLTWLDLGLNKLSGAIPPSLSECSKLQVLRLDGNHLSGVIPEGFGNLTALVDLRLARNNLIGVIPEGFGNLTALVELFLSSNNLSGVIPEGFGNLTALKQLYLSWNNLIGRIPQELGNLRHLEELVLGFNSLTGSIPAQIFNISTLQVLFLPNNTLSGRLPSSMGHGLINLEWLDLPWNEFEGVIPASISNTSKLTILELSGNRFSGPVPKSLGNLRLLRDLLLDDNHLTTEPSSRELSFISYLTNCKYLEILAFGGNPLHGFLPISVGNLSTSMERFYADGCGIKGSIPDAIGNLSSLMILNLDGNHLSGPVPSIMKSLQNLQVLDLGANQLSGSIPDCICSLKRLYQIELWQNQFRGSMPSCLNNISSLREIDFAGNLLDSSIPGSLWNLTDLLKLNLSYNSLSGSLPYETGNLKVVTLLDLSGNQLNGNIPSSLGDLQSLATLSLAQNKLQGPIPDSLSHVLSLQFLDLSNNNLSGPIPKSLETLLDLKHINLSFNRLRGEIPSSGPFENFTYESFMSNDDLCGAQRFHVPPCPSPRIHKSSQKKVFHMLGILSGIAATIIALTTAAILLLRCRRKDGISRNTNLLPVGLPKMISYYELVQATNGYDESNLLGKGSFGSVYKGTLTDGTVVAVKVFTLLAEVTSGSFDTECEVLRNLRHRNLTKVIGSCSNLDFKALVLDYKSNGSLEKWLYSHNHCLDLLQRISIMMDVASALEYLHFGYTTPVVHCDLKPSNILLDESMVAHVSDFGMAKFLDEESSVLHTKTLATLGYLAPEYGLEGQVSTRVDVYSFGIVLMETFSRMKPIDEMFEDDLSLKSWIEESLPNATTQVIDANLLGRQDEHFNEKLECISVIFKLALSCCAKCPRDRTNMKDVVATLQKIKRQIEYFPNISA, from the exons ATGAAGAAATTATCTCACTTGTATTTTCCCCCTGGACTCTTCTTGCTAGGTTCTCTCTTATCTTGCTTAGCCATGGCCGCCCCCAACATTACTTCTGATCAATCAGCCCTTCTCTCATTGAAAGCCAAAATCACTGGGGATCCTCACGAATTCTTGGCAAGCAACTGGTCGGCTACTTCCTCAGTTTGTGACTGGAGAGGAGTCACTTGCGGCTCTCGCCACCGTAGAGTCACTGCCTTGAATATCTCCAACTTGGGCCTTACCGGCACCATTCCTCCACAACTGGGCAATCTCTCCTTTCTCATGTCCCTCGATATGAGCAGGAACAACTTTTACGGAGAACTTCCCCATGAATTGATTCGTCTGTCCAGGTTACGAGTCCTTAGTTTAGGCATTAACATGCTTAGTGGAAATATTCCCTCTTGGGTTGGTTCCTTTCAACAACTCCGACACTTTTCTCTAAAGAACAATAGCTTTACAGGCTTTATCCCACCTTCTATCTCCAACATGTCAAAGCTAGAGACATTAATTCTGCAGGTTAATTCTCTTCAAGGAGCAATACCAATGGAGATTGGGAAATTAAAAAAGTTGAAGCGAATTGCCCTGGACTATAATCAGCTTGCCGGTTCTTTGCCACTGGGGATGTTCAATATTTCCTCGCTGGAAGCTATTGCTCTTCAAAATAATAGCTTATCTGGCAGTCTTCCATCCAGCATATGTCCCCGTCTTCAAGGACTCACATGGCTTGACCTTGGCCTCAACAAATTAAGTGGTGCGATACCACCATCGTTGTCGGAATGTTCGAAGCTTCAGGTACTGAGGTTGGATGGCAACCATTTAAGCGGAGTGATACCGGAAGGATTTGGGAACTTGACGGCGCTAGTGGACCTACGTCTTGCCAGGAACAATTTGATTGGAGTGATACCGGAAGGATTTGGGAACTTGACGGCGCTAGTGGAACTATTTCTTAGCAGCAACAATTTAAGTGGAGTGATACCGGAAGGATTTGGGAACTTGACGGCGCTCAAGCAACTATATCTTAGCTGGAACAATTTGATTG GTCGTATTCCGCAAGAGCTTGGCAACCTAAGGCATCTTGAAGAACTTGTTTTGGGCTTCAATAGCCTAACTGGATCCATACCAGCCCAAATATTCAACATCTCGACACTGCAAGTACTGTTCCTACCGAATAATACGCTTTCGGGAAGGCTTCCATCATCCATGGGTCATGGATTGATCAACCTTGAATGGCTTGATCTCCCTTGGAATGAGTTTGAGGGAGTAATACCAGCCTCAATCTCAAATACGTCTAAGCTGACTATTTTAGAATTGAGTGGAAATAGATTCAGCGGTCCAGTTCCAAAGTCTCTTGGAAACCTAAGACTTCTAAGAGATTTGCTTCTCGATGATAATCATTTGACAACTGAACCTTCATCGAGAGAATTGAGCTTTATTAGTTACTTAACAAATTGCAAGTATCTGGAAATATTAGCTTTTGGTGGAAATCCGCTGCACGGTTTTCTTCCGATATCAGTTGGGAATCTCTCAACTTCTATGGAGAGATTCTATGCAGATGGTTGCGGAATCAAGGGAAGCATTCCCGATGCAATTGGGAATTTGAGCAGCCTAATGATTTTGAATCTAGATGGAAATCACCTGAGTGGGCCCGTTCCGAGCATAATGAAATCCTTGCAAAATCTTcaagttttggatttgggtgctAATCAATTAAGTGGTTCAATTCCAGATTGCATTTGCAGCTTAAAGAGATTGTACCAAATTGAACTGTGGCAAAACCAGTTTCGTGGGTCAATGCCATCATGCTTAAATAATATTAGTTCCCTGAGAGAAATTGACTTTGCCGGGAACTTATTAGACTCAAGCATACCTGGTAGCTTGTGGAACCTCACTGATCTCTTGAAGTTGAACCTGTCATATAATTCCTTGAGTGGCTCACTACCTTATGAAACTGGAAATCTGAAGGTAGTAACGCTATTAGATTTGTCAGGAAATCAGCTTAATGGGAATATTCCAAGTTCCTTAGGAGACTTGCAAAGTTTAGCAACGCTTTCATTAGCACAAAATAAACTTCAGGGACCTATTCCAGACTCTCTCAGTCACGTGTTAAGCTTACAATTTTTGGATCTATCCAATAATAATCTATCAGGTCCAATACCAAAGTCCTTGGAGACACTTTTAGATCTCAAACACATTAATCTTTCTTTCAACCGCTTAAGAGGAGAAATTCCCTCTAGTGGTCCTTTCGAGAACTTCACATATGAATCATTCATGTCTAATGATGACTTGTGTGGCGCTCAGAGGTTTCATGTTCCTCCATGTCCTTCTCCTCGGATTCACAAATCGAGTCAGAAGAAAGTATTTCATATGCTAGGCATTCTATCAGGTATTGCAGCAACAATAATTGCTCTTACAACTGCTGCAATTTTACTTTTAAGATGCCGAAGAAAGGATGGGATTTCAAGAAACACTAATTTGTTGCCCGTGGGATTGCCAAAAATGATTTCATACTATGAACTTGTGCAAGCGACCAATGGTTATGATGAAAGCAATTTACTTGGCAAAGGGAGTTTTGGATCTGTATATAAGGGTACTTTGACGGATGGGACAGTTGTAGCTGTGAAAGTTTTCACTTTACTAGCAGAAGTCACTTCCGGGAGTTTTGATACAGAGTGTGAAGTTCTACGCAACCTTCGCCACAGAAACCTAACCAAGGTGATTGGTAGTTGCTCTAACCTGGACTTCAAAGCCTTGGTGCTTGATTATAAGTCCAATGGGAGCCTTGAGAAATGGTTGTACTCTCACAACCATTGCCTGGATCTGCTGCAAAGGATAAGCATAATGATGGATGTTGCTTCCGCATTGGAATATCTCCATTTTGGTTATACAACACCAGTGGTTCACTGCGATCTGAAACCTAGCAACATATTACTCGATGAAAGCATGGTTGCTCATGTGAGTGATTTTGGTATGGCAAAGTTTTTGGATGAAGAAAGTAGTGTCCTGCATACCAAGACACTTGCAACGCTTGGATACTTGGCACCAG AGTATGGACTTGAAGGGCAGGTGTCAACAAGGGTTGATGTGTATAGTTTTGGCATAGTTTTGATGGAAACATTTTCAAGAATGAAGCCTAT
- the LOC113760620 gene encoding probable LRR receptor-like serine/threonine-protein kinase At3g47570 isoform X2: MKKLSHLYFPPGLFLLGSLLSCLAMAAPNITSDQSALLSLKAKITGDPHEFLASNWSATSSVCDWRGVTCGSRHRRVTALNISNLGLTGTIPPQLGNLSFLMSLDMSRNNFYGELPHELIRLSRLRVLSLGINMLSGNIPSWVGSFQQLRHFSLKNNSFTGFIPPSISNMSKLETLILQVNSLQGAIPMEIGKLKKLKRIALDYNQLAGSLPLGMFNISSLEAIALQNNSLSGSLPSSICPRLQGLTWLDLGLNKLSGAIPPSLSECSKLQVLRLDGNHLSGVIPEGFGNLTALVDLRLARNNLIGVIPEGFGNLTALVELFLSSNNLSGVIPEGFGNLTALKQLYLSWNNLIGRIPQELGNLRHLEELVLGFNSLTGSIPAQIFNISTLQVLFLPNNTLSGRLPSSMGHGLINLEWLDLPWNEFEGVIPASISNTSKLTILELSGNRFSGPVPKSLGNLRLLRDLLLDDNHLTTEPSSRELSFISYLTNCKYLEILAFGGNPLHGFLPISVGNLSTSMERFYADGCGIKGSIPDAIGNLSSLMILNLDGNHLSGPVPSIMKSLQNLQVLDLGANQLSGSIPDCICSLKRLYQIELWQNQFRGSMPSCLNNISSLREIDFAGNLLDSSIPGSLWNLTDLLKLNLSYNSLSGSLPYETGNLKVVTLLDLSGNQLNGNIPSSLGDLQSLATLSLAQNKLQGPIPDSLSHVLSLQFLDLSNNNLSGPIPKSLETLLDLKHINLSFNRLRGEIPSSGPFENFTYESFMSNDDLCGAQRFHVPPCPSPRIHKSSQKKVFHMLGILSGIAATIIALTTAAILLLRCRRKDGISRNTNLLPVGLPKMISYYELVQATNGYDESNLLGKGSFGSVYKGTLTDGTVVAVKVFTLLAEVTSGSFDTECEVLRNLRHRNLTKVIGSCSNLDFKALVLDYKSNGSLEKWLYSHNHCLDLLQRISIMMDVASALEYLHFGYTTPVVHCDLKPSNILLDESMVAHVSDFGMAKFLDEESSVLHTKTLATLGYLAPEYGLEGQVSTRVDVFSFGIVLMETFSRMKPSDEMFKDDLSLKKWIEESLPNATVQVIDGNLLRQQDKHFNQKLECISMIFKLALSCCVECPRDRTNMKDVVAALQKIKRQLESFPNISA; this comes from the exons ATGAAGAAATTATCTCACTTGTATTTTCCCCCTGGACTCTTCTTGCTAGGTTCTCTCTTATCTTGCTTAGCCATGGCCGCCCCCAACATTACTTCTGATCAATCAGCCCTTCTCTCATTGAAAGCCAAAATCACTGGGGATCCTCACGAATTCTTGGCAAGCAACTGGTCGGCTACTTCCTCAGTTTGTGACTGGAGAGGAGTCACTTGCGGCTCTCGCCACCGTAGAGTCACTGCCTTGAATATCTCCAACTTGGGCCTTACCGGCACCATTCCTCCACAACTGGGCAATCTCTCCTTTCTCATGTCCCTCGATATGAGCAGGAACAACTTTTACGGAGAACTTCCCCATGAATTGATTCGTCTGTCCAGGTTACGAGTCCTTAGTTTAGGCATTAACATGCTTAGTGGAAATATTCCCTCTTGGGTTGGTTCCTTTCAACAACTCCGACACTTTTCTCTAAAGAACAATAGCTTTACAGGCTTTATCCCACCTTCTATCTCCAACATGTCAAAGCTAGAGACATTAATTCTGCAGGTTAATTCTCTTCAAGGAGCAATACCAATGGAGATTGGGAAATTAAAAAAGTTGAAGCGAATTGCCCTGGACTATAATCAGCTTGCCGGTTCTTTGCCACTGGGGATGTTCAATATTTCCTCGCTGGAAGCTATTGCTCTTCAAAATAATAGCTTATCTGGCAGTCTTCCATCCAGCATATGTCCCCGTCTTCAAGGACTCACATGGCTTGACCTTGGCCTCAACAAATTAAGTGGTGCGATACCACCATCGTTGTCGGAATGTTCGAAGCTTCAGGTACTGAGGTTGGATGGCAACCATTTAAGCGGAGTGATACCGGAAGGATTTGGGAACTTGACGGCGCTAGTGGACCTACGTCTTGCCAGGAACAATTTGATTGGAGTGATACCGGAAGGATTTGGGAACTTGACGGCGCTAGTGGAACTATTTCTTAGCAGCAACAATTTAAGTGGAGTGATACCGGAAGGATTTGGGAACTTGACGGCGCTCAAGCAACTATATCTTAGCTGGAACAATTTGATTG GTCGTATTCCGCAAGAGCTTGGCAACCTAAGGCATCTTGAAGAACTTGTTTTGGGCTTCAATAGCCTAACTGGATCCATACCAGCCCAAATATTCAACATCTCGACACTGCAAGTACTGTTCCTACCGAATAATACGCTTTCGGGAAGGCTTCCATCATCCATGGGTCATGGATTGATCAACCTTGAATGGCTTGATCTCCCTTGGAATGAGTTTGAGGGAGTAATACCAGCCTCAATCTCAAATACGTCTAAGCTGACTATTTTAGAATTGAGTGGAAATAGATTCAGCGGTCCAGTTCCAAAGTCTCTTGGAAACCTAAGACTTCTAAGAGATTTGCTTCTCGATGATAATCATTTGACAACTGAACCTTCATCGAGAGAATTGAGCTTTATTAGTTACTTAACAAATTGCAAGTATCTGGAAATATTAGCTTTTGGTGGAAATCCGCTGCACGGTTTTCTTCCGATATCAGTTGGGAATCTCTCAACTTCTATGGAGAGATTCTATGCAGATGGTTGCGGAATCAAGGGAAGCATTCCCGATGCAATTGGGAATTTGAGCAGCCTAATGATTTTGAATCTAGATGGAAATCACCTGAGTGGGCCCGTTCCGAGCATAATGAAATCCTTGCAAAATCTTcaagttttggatttgggtgctAATCAATTAAGTGGTTCAATTCCAGATTGCATTTGCAGCTTAAAGAGATTGTACCAAATTGAACTGTGGCAAAACCAGTTTCGTGGGTCAATGCCATCATGCTTAAATAATATTAGTTCCCTGAGAGAAATTGACTTTGCCGGGAACTTATTAGACTCAAGCATACCTGGTAGCTTGTGGAACCTCACTGATCTCTTGAAGTTGAACCTGTCATATAATTCCTTGAGTGGCTCACTACCTTATGAAACTGGAAATCTGAAGGTAGTAACGCTATTAGATTTGTCAGGAAATCAGCTTAATGGGAATATTCCAAGTTCCTTAGGAGACTTGCAAAGTTTAGCAACGCTTTCATTAGCACAAAATAAACTTCAGGGACCTATTCCAGACTCTCTCAGTCACGTGTTAAGCTTACAATTTTTGGATCTATCCAATAATAATCTATCAGGTCCAATACCAAAGTCCTTGGAGACACTTTTAGATCTCAAACACATTAATCTTTCTTTCAACCGCTTAAGAGGAGAAATTCCCTCTAGTGGTCCTTTCGAGAACTTCACATATGAATCATTCATGTCTAATGATGACTTGTGTGGCGCTCAGAGGTTTCATGTTCCTCCATGTCCTTCTCCTCGGATTCACAAATCGAGTCAGAAGAAAGTATTTCATATGCTAGGCATTCTATCAGGTATTGCAGCAACAATAATTGCTCTTACAACTGCTGCAATTTTACTTTTAAGATGCCGAAGAAAGGATGGGATTTCAAGAAACACTAATTTGTTGCCCGTGGGATTGCCAAAAATGATTTCATACTATGAACTTGTGCAAGCGACCAATGGTTATGATGAAAGCAATTTACTTGGCAAAGGGAGTTTTGGATCTGTATATAAGGGTACTTTGACGGATGGGACAGTTGTAGCTGTGAAAGTTTTCACTTTACTAGCAGAAGTCACTTCCGGGAGTTTTGATACAGAGTGTGAAGTTCTACGCAACCTTCGCCACAGAAACCTAACCAAGGTGATTGGTAGTTGCTCTAACCTGGACTTCAAAGCCTTGGTGCTTGATTATAAGTCCAATGGGAGCCTTGAGAAATGGTTGTACTCTCACAACCATTGCCTGGATCTGCTGCAAAGGATAAGCATAATGATGGATGTTGCTTCCGCATTGGAATATCTCCATTTTGGTTATACAACACCAGTGGTTCACTGCGATCTGAAACCTAGCAACATATTACTCGATGAAAGCATGGTTGCTCATGTGAGTGATTTTGGTATGGCAAAGTTTTTGGATGAAGAAAGTAGTGTCCTGCATACCAAGACACTTGCAACGCTTGGATACTTGGCACCAG AGTATGGACTTGAAGGGCAGGTGTCAACGAGAGTTGATGTGTTTAGTTTTGGTATAGTTTTGATGGAAACCTTTTCAAGAATGAAGCCTAGTGATGAAATGTTCAAAGATGATTTGAGCCTGAAGAAATGGATAGAAGAATCTCTACCTAATGCAACAGTTCAGGTTATAGATGGCAACTTACTCAGGCAACAAGATAAGCATTTCAATCAGAAATTGGAGTGTATTTCAATGATCTTCAAATTGGCTTTGAGTTGCTGTGTTGAATGCCCGCGAGATCGGACTAATATGAAGGATGTTGTGGCGGCACTTCAAAAGATAAAACGTCAACTTGAGTCTTTTCCGAATATCTCGGCATGA